Within Telopea speciosissima isolate NSW1024214 ecotype Mountain lineage chromosome 8, Tspe_v1, whole genome shotgun sequence, the genomic segment TTCATGGCCTTCACAACTTGAACACCTCCACACGGTTCTGCAGGCACTCCACAACCATACTTTGTTTGCTAACCGTTCTAAGTGCACCTTTGGCCAGATTTCTGTTGAGTACTTAGGCCATGTTGTATCAACCACTGGAGTGGAAATGGATCGCCAAAAAATTTTTGCATTGTTGGATTGGCCTCCTCCTACCTATTTGAAAGAATTTTGTGGGTTACTGGGCCTAACAGGATATTATCAGAGGTTTGTGCGTGACTATGCGAAGATTGCAGCCCCTCTTACAGACCTTTTAAAGAAAGGCACCTTTCATTGGACATCAGCTTCCCAAAGGGCTTCTGTAGAACTCCAGTACGCAATGACCTCAGCTCTAGTGCTCACTCCGCCACATTTTGCACTCCCATTTGTGGTCGAGATGGATTCCTCGGGTGTAGGCATTGGAGCAGTCCTCTCATAAGAAGGATACCCAGTCGCTTATTTTAGTAAGAAGTTGTCTCCTCGGATGCAAGCCGCTTCAACTTATGTGCGTAAAATGTATGCAATTACACAGGCTGTGATGCGTTGGGGCCAATACTTGCTGGGGCAAAAATTTTACATCCAGACTGATCCACAAAGCTTGAAAAACTTAACGGATCAGGTCGTTCAAACTCCAGAACAGCTACATTGGTTGTCCAAGCTTTTAGGCTTCGTTTTTTAAATTACTTATCGCTCGGGAAAGGAAAATCAAGCTGTAGATACCCTGTCTCGTATCCTTGCTCCATCCTCATAGTGCTATACTCTTACTATAGCCAGACCAGACTTTCTTCCAACACTTAGATCTGAGGTGCACTTTGTTCCAAAGCTTCAGGACATCTGCGCCGGTCTACAAAATGATCCAACAGGTTATATAGATTATTCATTATAGGAGGGGTTACTTTTCTTCCAGAACAAAGTagtcctctcctcttcttcaccACTACGGGAAGTCTTCCTCAGGCAATGTCACTCATCTCCCATCGGTGGGCACGTTCCTTCGTACATTTCGCCGAATTTCTACTAATTTCTACTGGAAGGGGTTACGAAGAGATGTCAAACATTATGTGGCAGAATGCCACATCTGCCAGCAAGTTAAAGCTTCGAACACATCTCCAGCAGGTCTCCTTCAACCCCTTCCAATACCTGAACAAGTATGGGAGGACATATCACTAGATTTTATTGTTGGGTTACCCTCTTCAATGGGCGAAACTGCCATCTTGGTGGTAATTGATCTCTTCTCTaaatatggtcatttttgcGCAATACCTATAGGGTTCACTAGTCACAAGGTTGCAGAGATCTTCTCTACCAATATTCTGCAGTTACATGGGTTACCCGATCCATTGTGAATGACGGCGACCCCTTATTTCTGAGCAAATTTTGGCGTGAATTGTTCCGCCTACAAGGAACGACCCACTCCATGAGCATGGCATATCACCCGTAAACCGACTGCCAGACTGAGGTGTTAAATCATTGTTTGGAAATGTACCTCCGCAGCTTTGTCCTTGATGAACCTCGTCAATGGGTCAAGTTCCTATGTTGGGCAGAATTCTGGTAGAATACTTCCTACCACTCCACCGCCAGCATGACTCCCTTCCAAGCCCTATATGGCCGTGCTACTCCACTTTGTCTCGCTATATGCTTGGCACCTCAACCTTGGAAGCAGTCGATCATGAGTTGCAGTCGAGGGAACATATCCTCCAAACGCTAAAGGCTAACTTGGTTCGTGCTCAGAACCGAATGAAGGAACAAGCTGATAAGCACAGGATGGATAAGCAGTTTGAGGTTGATGAGTGGGTGTACGTGAAACTTCAACCTTACCGCCAACAATCGACTGCCTTGGTTTGAACCAGAAGCTTGGCCATAGGTTTTTTGGTCCCTTCCAGGTAATAGAATGTATTGGGAAGGTAGCTTACAAAATGGGGTTACCTACCACTGCTCGTATTCACCCATTCTTCCACGTTTCCCTCCTACGGAAATGTGTGGGTACTTCAACCACTCCAACTATACCACTACCTCTCACGGTGGCAGCCGATGATGCTCAACCAATTCCAATGGCAGTTTTGGATGTGCACACAGTGAAGCAGCTGGATCACATTAGAGAATATTAACATTAGAGAATTATGTATGAGCTGGATAGGTAAGGGAATATTACTGTACGGAGTTAGTTACAACCATCCGTACTACGCTTATATAAGGTAGGCCAAAGGATAATGAAGGCACGTTGAAGGTtaatctcctcttctctctttttcttttaggagGTGCTGCCCTCTAAAGTAGCAAATATCTCTTAACCTACCAATAGAAAGGGCTTCGCCACAACTTTCCGCGATGGTATTCCTTGGAAGAATGCAAACGTCACCCTCGCACATCATGGCTGGTTCGGAATTGGAGAAGCAACATATAGAGAGGATCCAAAAGAATTCAATTGGAACCAATAAAtcgatagtcgatacacattTCCTGGGCAgatccatttccccaagttcctctagtAGAGCGGGTGGAAATGACTACCCTATCCCTACCTGAACACCCTGCTCgtgtggggtccaccccctgtTACACCCGCATCCaggattataattaattattatttctttcctgtgacgtgtagttaccgctgccatgtatgctggtgagctgttctcactggtggtcaaacccagctacaaaattattgaccacagtacgggtttgcctgtggaggaaactattcggggtcatgggggacaaaccatgacagtggagaagtaagttctagcccttgacTTATGTATTTATCATTTTCCTTGATGTCCTCAAAGTGTGAGTCAAGGTTTGAACCgtccgggctattttagttgagtggGGAATATTTtacttgtgggtcccacttgccttGGGGAGACATGTGAAGAGcttatacccatatcatgtgaacccatcttttAATTAGGCTATTTCCTAATTATAACCAGTGGacaggcccatttaacttaagtgacccatttaacttaagggcccatttaactctatttgacccaaggatgggttattccattccCTTACCCTAAATAGAACTAATGGATCGACCCATTTAGctctcatgacccatttgacttaaaggacccaagtcACTTACTATAAATATGACAAgagggggagaagcattcatttctcattacttctcctccaaccaaaaacgtgggaagaaggcaaagaagagaaagaaagaagaaaggagaggaaaagaaggaaagaagcaagaaggaaggagaaaagggaggaagaaaggtggagaagcttggttGGAAGCTTGAGACCCCACTTCTTGGAACCATCAACGTGGAGTTCttttatcttgggggtaggtaagccattaaattctacctctcttcttctattttgggttttggggtttggaaaatAGGAGAGATTCGATCTAGGGCTTATCTTGGAACCCAAAGATCGATTGAAACTCTTGGCTTTGGTTATTGTGGAGTATTTCACTCCATGGCTAGCCCTAAAGCTCACAATCCCCTTCCATTTGaaagacctagggtttctaccctattatgccttAGATTAGGTTCTTCTTGGATTCACCTCTTGAATCCTTTGGGTtgtatggacctaatgaggtcttagaaccctaatagACCTAAAGGGGAAGCTTCTTTGATGTTctcctacctttaaaccccttgaaaATGGAACCCTTGACGAGAAACCCCTTGAATCTCAAACCTGTAGGTAtgaggttttacatgtggtttcaatacctacgagaaaccacccttaCAACCATCCCCTGAAAAAGCCCCTGTTAAAGTCGGTTTTAGATGCGGTTTCATTTCCTGAGACAAACCACTTGTGCAACCGcacttggcagagaccttcctgaGCCCCtagttagctaggatttacatgtggattcagaaattgggcatgagaccacccatgAAACCTCCCTGTCTCTAAAATCTtataattagaagaattaagagagaccttttggggatccgtccctgtACTTAATTAATCCTGttctcactctttatttaggttaaAGTTCTCATCTTATGACGTGTTATTTAATCGCGGCGACAACTTGTAACATCAGGGCATAACATATATAGTGagtggatttggtttgtttgggcttgctattattattaatttcgTATGTACCATGCTATTAGTATattttattaagcatgattgtgcattttgcatactttattaaatgattgatatGATAATGTTGTGATTGCTTTCCATTCTTTATTGGGTTACAGTGTCGATGAATGCCGGTGCCGAAACCTcgaaatacatatataatacctttgattgaatgtcatattgaactgtatgcgccgtgccgtgctggtacccgggtgctaaaccagatgaaaaatTGATGCACCCGaattacctctcgggatgataggacttgcatgtagtatatctgcggctaggactttgcacccttatgctacgacccttaccaacaggggtttaggtgttgggtaaccagaacTTCGGATTCTGTGGAGCTGGGAgtggccagtcatggtagtaatggttatcagggtttgccactgggaTGATTTGGTGGCATTGTCCGGCGTAGGTCCCCTGGTGACAATTAAgattcattgtggcgataagttaagtgacccacggtGTTTTTCGAGTTGTCACAGTatcatatacctctgacttagttatGTGATAAgtgaaaaaatggaattaacatgtgcattcatcattggactatgtgaattgtgtgtttgtgcatccccatcccctcactggctcagtggagctaaccccctcgtgtacacatttTTTAGATCATggtgcaggtacggaggagccgaaagctgtgtttgaggaacatggtgacgggtgtccttgtgacgattgcgcctacgacgtgaggatacttgggacttgttccccttttgttattttagggcttaaagcccatgtataaatatttactgttatacccttgttgatagttattagatggtcatgggAAAggtattaattacagtatttatcatttagcctttgaacatcttgtagctatttgattttatacgcttccgcaaaactactgatctttggaatgtaatattcccttatcgcactctgatattacattatattgctttaatattgattatgactgtgcgttgggacactgtgtcaatgatcctggcagcttaatgggatgacacgtgtcgtcctaatcaccccttataatgtataatattccttgtctgggatgggggtgacagagtggtatcagagcaatgatgctctgcaccgaccacagtctcgcggactcttgatgactctccacaattaggttttaaactaaaaatcttcaagaacataaatgatggtgtgcagacataggagaagactgattgtggtgaaacaaggacttagaagataataggtaacatggaacttaggacttgaaccataggctgttaagcaacaactatgtaattgcttggttgagtcttaagtaggtcataaatgggcaattatatgttataattcataaacaataatgaatcaatcataacaaaccacaattatcaacaatgatttaaacaagagagaattaagcaaatacatagagatatatataagattaattacaaatatccaattgttccaaatcttcctGGAAGGCAACCATATCCTtctcatttcaacattcatgatttcatccactccaacaaaaaaaaaaaacatatgactccatcctactcaatcaaaagataccaatctaaacaccataattgttccagattctctgtttgggcataactgtgcctttcccaactcagaatGCAAGTTTCCAGTTGTTCCAAACAAACTgatcaaaagaaggaaaaaaaaaaaaaagaaagagagaaagggaaaactaaaggaaaagtaaaagagCTCTACAAATATctatcctaagacaagaactagaagaactgatccgagataacttcaatttgttgagagaaagttgagatagtcatttgcaccactgccaccaccgcgactaagaaaggtgttgatgtcatctaccccacTCTCGACaccctctaggcgccgagtctggtcggagagttgcttcgtgacctcatcgaagccatccaccactcgtagGTTCAGCTGCCTAATTGCCGTCAGAATGTCACTACTTCCCACTTGATGAAGGTATATGGGTTCTTTCCCGGTGAGCAATAGGTCTTCGCTTCCCCAATAGACACATTAAGAATCCCCGCTAACTATGCTGCTGTGAAGGCTATAGGGacccccttgacatatgaaacaacccgataattCTGTATGCCCGGGTTTCCGGTGtccagatttgcatagaaatggCGAATGAGTTTCGAGTAATATGGTTCAgggaggttgagaatgttggtccaccccaatgcctcgaatctctgccccaccttgtaagctggagatcatccaacactacatcccgtcCTTTCACAATTTTTctgaagcggaagtagtcttggtaaagctcttggtcctctatcttttgaaaccatagtggattTAAGACaattggtgcaacttgttcaacgcGTGCACgtcgtgttcttggagccatttattgttttaacctgcagccaaaagccaagATTTATAACAAattagtaccttgaatgctaaggcctaagtagatgctcaatgtaaggttgtgaagttcaaaacctagcccttgatttttcctttcaaagcaTTAAatacagcaggattcttaggctagaaaattctgattttatcaaattgtgatctaagaagttgggaaaaaaaaaggaaatgcaTAGCCACTCTGTGAATGCAATCATACATGATAGAGATTCATGGCCACACtatgcctagaaagtaataTTTCAAACAAAACGGTGGGTTCAAGTAAGAATtgggtttattcaatcatggagcatgccttaaacttcaaaaaacaaaattccagattttgtgattggaagCTGGAATCAtgagaaacaagtaaatatggcTTGTGAAAACTCAAAGgatgtaagctaagccctatctagtaagaccgattcatacatggcaaaagagaaggaaaaaaaaaaaaatgcgattagggtttgggtttttccaaTATCCAACTCAAATCTTTGGATTTGATGTCAAGATcgtatgcaagcccttgtataggttgcttatggtgagaaaatgatTAAGATTAGAGTACAAATAACCTACTAAGCAAAAAGGAagcaaaaaccccaagtttCCAAACCTGAAATCGTGTTTTGGGTCTTCTCCAAGAGAGATAAATCgacgagagagagggagatcttacctgaatgcgatTGCGTGTTGTTGAGGAGTGAATTGGAACACCAAAACCCATCAAAGAGTGAGGAAAGAGCAAGTACGATCGTGGTTGGGGTCTCTCTAGagctttagagttgtgttttgaaaaaggaaaaatgagcCTTTAAATTGCAGGCTTTAAATTTACAGAAAAAGGCCCGATAGTTTTACATACGGTTTTAGCCCAGGTAAAAATCACCTGTAAATCTGCGATTAACCGAGGCTGTTTATTCTGGTTTCAATCTCAGGCGGATTTACCTGCGGTTTCATATTTGAGTAAACTCAGGCATAAAATCGCCCAAgccagaaagggttttcttgccctgtcttgatgaaccaacctatgttaggcttttagTTCCTTCATTTGTTGTTTTCCTTGCCCCTTGTGACCTATCTTACCTTGGTAATTTAAGCTTTATGCttggcaaataaaattatagaagtgaaatgtctacaagatATGAAAACTGTGTTGCGACAAAAGCATATAAggaaaaatgagacatgataaccataggaagatgtttggagtaaagagaaatgaataagatcaatgcacatgtaaaatccatgtgagatccctagtgcatggacgtgaataatgagatcaatgtgaacaacatgtgCTTTTGAttactttacatcccaaccaatatcaaacGAGCAAGTTATTGGCTGAAAATAGCCCAACAaaagacaagaattatttatctaaggaaaagaggaaagattctaaggattttatcaacaatcatgtatacaagagaatatgcttgaagataagataATGGGATAATGTTCTacgagattttatggcatgcaAAAGAATTaaacttgaacttgaagaaTTTTTTCAATACATTGTGAAGTGAGGAATTTACCACAAACAAAACCTAgaaataatccaagtaaaattcaactggGCGTGAGAAAcctagcaacaatctctaaaatgcttgcaaagacttgaaattttataaagatgcaataatcaaacaaggatccaacaacttagtgccatcgatcaaatagggcttggTTTACACTTGAAAACCCTAGTCCCAATCGgtttggcatggatttggtgtacatggctatgggattacaagcaaaatcaagacatgatcacaacttgagatgattcatcccaaatccaagaaaagagaaagcaaaagtgagaagaaagccatatcttggacaagtgagagttgaaccttgaggcttcaaattacaagaaaaccacccaagggaagcttgaacggaGGTCCCTGTggagctttttctccctgcggttatgtcccCTTCTTTGGAGctaaaagtgagttttaaaactcgcggctctatTTGTTAGAATTCTACGAacagacgaacgaacggatccacttgtcgtgaCTTCGCTCATGAATCAGCTCcacataaaacttgaaattatcattttaaaactgtgcggatcaacgaacggatccacactcatgcgtccATCCGTAGATCCGTTCGACTTAAACCCTCTTGGCCATTGAGACTTCTGAGATCAGACGAACAAACGAATTCGCATTCCACATctgcccgttagtccgctctccctattttcgtggaggagccacgaacggacccagagtGCTAataccgctcgtgagtccacccgatttcttttaggattttgagcctgttttggagacctttgaccacacctatatgtaaTGGTTATGGGCCTATTCCCTAGATTGGACACCCCtattgtgtgacccatttgtgtgGACCACTTAAGTCTAATCAATACCTTGAATTAAAAGGGATTAGGACTTGTACCTGACTAGGCCAGCCAATAAGAAATGGCAGGCATTGGTGACcgttgtgactcccctcttacataaaaggagaagagttacctttgaggatgaagaccttagaccctgtgaattttaagacccgaaccttatggataggaaaacctaaacctatacgggtagagacccttaatggggtgcgtagaatctaaacctgtgggtaggtactaagaaaggaaagtaataggctggtttgggctggtttatttgagtaagccataaaggtcacgtgtatttggaagtcattcataacacctcaagctagtgacgactctattttaactttacttggtttatccaaaccttgtttagactcatagggggagtcctacaccgtgatttgacttttaAAAAAAGGACTTAGcaaaccgtacctgagaacttcttgttcttgtggatcgacctagatgacagatatgtccatagcgatatgaatataattattgaatctatgcctacatattgatgtgataaatatatatagatatcccttagaaccttggacttgtgtgactaggagtttgggtttcattactcaaaacctTAGAACGTGACCTTTGAGAATTCAATCCCTTGAGTTCTCTAAGCCCAATGAGTTTAATGATACAACCAGACCCTATCGGACCCTAGGATACCCTTCCCTTATCCTTGGGACTTAAAGATCCAAGTGAGACAAATTGGATTAAGAAACACCTTCAAAATTTGTGACATGCCATGATCGAATGCAAGGGCGGATGCAAGACCCTGCCTACAACCGTGTTTACATCCGATGCTGCCCTAAAGGCCGGCAACAAATGTAATTtatggtactacaagtatgaccttacctcgaccttgctgtgtaactagttggagccctgacctttGTTGACCAAAcgttagggtaatgaataatgaatttaatgaccaagtaggttaaattattgagacctgc encodes:
- the LOC122672125 gene encoding uncharacterized mitochondrial protein AtMg00860-like, encoding MNEIFRPFFRKYVLVFFDDLLVYSPSWPSQLEHLHTVLQALHNHTLFANRSKCTFGQISVEYLGHVVSTTGVEMDRQKIFALLDWPPPTYLKEFCGLLGLTGYYQRFVRDYAKIAAPLTDLLKKGTFHWTSASQRASVELQYAMTSALVLTPPHFALPFVVEMDSSGVGIGAVLS